The genomic DNA TACCTGCCATTTTCCCTGTATCATCCGCTTCTGTTACGACCAATTTGACAGGTTTACCATTTTGACTCCAGAGAGTAAGGGTTTGTGCTTCCCATTCTTTTTTGATAGGAGGCAATTGAGATTTGTTTGTATCAAGACCATCCAAGTTTTGATTTATAGAGTTCATTTCATTTTTAACATTTTCAATAATATCTTGTGTAGACTGAGGATCTGTGGATTGAGATTTTTTATCTACAGAAGTAATAGTATCTTCTGAGAGGGACGGGTTACTAGTCACATTGTCCTTCTGAGAACATCCTACACTTAAAATTAAACTGGCACTTAATAAGCTATATAATAATAGTTTTTTCATATATTAAGCTCCTTTCTAAAATAAATTCTAAATTTAGTATAGTATGCTTTTTAGTTAATTGAGTTACAAAAGAGTTACAATAAGGTATAGGAGGAACAATTTCCATTGAGAATGGTTAGAAAATTTAATATTTGATATAATAAAATAACTTGTATATTTATTGAATATGGAAAGGAGGATTTTAATGGAAAAGCTAAAAAGGTATATAAAAAGTCAACAGATTCATGAAGTAAAGGAAATAGAAATAGATGATTTAATCATTCACAAAAAGGTAAGAGATGCGTGCATTCGTAATAAGTGTGGACAGTATGGAAAAAATTTTATGTGTCCTCCTTATGTGGGAGAAATAGAAGATTTTCAAAAAAGATTAAAAGAATACGAAAAAGGTTTTTTAATAACCATTCAAGATCATATTAAACAACCTTCTATTATGGAGAATTTTTATGTATCTGCTATAAAACTTCATCATATTCTTTTGGATATAGAAAAAGAAGCAAAAAAAATAGGATATGAAAAAGCGTATGCATTAATTGGGGGAAATTGCAAATTATGCAAGGTATGCAATGCAAAATTGGGAAAAGATATTTGTAATGATCCAAAGAGGGCAAGACCATCTTTAGAAGCAGTAGGAATTGATGTAATAGATACTTGTAAAAAAGTAGGAATCTCTATCGAATTTAAAAAAAATGAAGTGACTTGGGTAGGGCTTATTCTTATATAAGAAAATTTTTATAATATATAATAGAAAAAATGTTGAAAAAAAGCGAAAATAAGTATAAAATAAATAGAAAGATATAGAAAATCATTCCACAATCAGAAATATATTTATAGAGAGCATCTGAAGTGGAATTTATTTTTTATCTTTTCGCTTTATCTAAATAAAGCGAAAAAGCGAAAAAGGAGAGTGAAGAAATGTTAACAGATGAAATCAAAGCACTATCACAAAAATATTTTGAAAAAATGAAAGAATTAAGACATGAGTTTCATATGCATCCAGAACTAGCTTTTGAAGAATATGAAACATCTAGAATTGTAGCAGAAGAACTAAGAAAGTTAGGAATAGAAGTCAAAACAAATATAGCTAAAACAGGAGTAGTAGGACTCATAGAAGGTAAATATCCTGGAAAGACAGTTTTATTAAGAGCAGATATGGATGCTTTGCCTATTGACGAAGAAGCAGAGGTATCCTATAAGTCAAGAGTAAAAGGAAAAATGCACGCTTGTGGACATGATGGTCATACAGCAGGACTTTTAGGAGCAGCTATGATTCTAAATGAATTAAAAGATCAGATTCATGGAAATGTAAAACTTGTCTTTCAGCCAGCAGAGGAAGACGATGGAGGGGCAAAACCTATGATTGAAGAAGGAGTTTTGGAAAATCCAAAAGTGGATGCAGCTTTTGCGTGTCACTTGATGGGATTTGTTCCAAAGAATCATATTATGGTGAAATATGGACCTATGATGGCTGCTCCAGATAAATTTGTTTTTAAGGTTATTGGAAAGGGAGGTCATGCAGCCAGTCCTCATACATGTGTAGATCCTGTGATGACTTCTGTGCAAGCTATTAACAATATGCAATCTATCATTAGTAGAAGGCTCAATCCAGTAAAACCTGCTGTCATTTCTTTTTGTACCATTCATGGAGGAGAAGGACATAATGTGATTCCTAATGAGGTAGAAGTGAGTGGTACCATAAGAACCTTTGATGAAGAGATTAGAGAATGGATTCCAAAGACTATGGAAGAAATTTTAAAAGGAATTTGTTTAGGATGTGGTGCATCTTATACATTTAAGCTTACAAAGCATTTTCCGCCTTTGATCAATCATGATAATATGACAGATTTAGTAAAAGCTTCTGCTCAAAAGATTATAGGAGAAGAAAATATTTTAATTGGAAAAGAACCGAGCATGGGAGGAGAAGATTTTGCTTATTTTGCTCAAGAGGTACCTTCAGCCTTTTTCTTTGTAGGAATTGCACAGGATGAACAAAATCCTATTCAAATGCATCACCCCAAATTTAGCTGGAAGGATGAAAATTTACTTATATCTTCTCAAATTTTATCACAGATCAGTATAGATTTTTTAAATCAATGAAAGGAAGGATTGTATGAAAGCAGAACAAGTAAAAAAGAAAAAGCGGTTTGAAACCATATTAGAAAAAGCTTTATCTTTTATTGAAAAAGCAGGAAATAAATTACCTGATCCTATTACATTGTTTGTAATTTTTTGTGGATTGATTTTATTGATTTCATATATAGGAGCAAAGATGGGAATATCTGTAGTACATCCATCTACAAAAGAGACGATTCAGGTAGTAAATTTAATTACAAAAGATGGGCTCAGACAAATTGTTGGTGGCATTGTAGGAAATTTTCAATCCTTCCCTCCTTTAGGATTGGTATTAGTAGTCATGATTGGAGCAGGAGTTGCTGAAAAGTCAGGGCTAATGAAGGCTGTTTTGGAAAATTCAGTTACAAAGGTTCCTAAAAATTTTATGACAGCTATGATTGTATTGGTAGGTATTTTAGCCAATGCAGTAGGAGATGCTGGATTTATTGTTCTTCCTCCACTTGCTGCTATTATATTTTTAGGAACAGGGAGACACCCTTTAGTAGGTTTATTTGCAGCTTATGCAGGGGTATCTGGAGGATTTGCAGCAAATCTTATGATCAATATGTCAGATGTATTAGCAGCAAGTTTTACAATTCCAGCAGCTCAGATGATTGATTCAAGTTATCAAGGAACTCCTGCTATGAATCTTTACTTTATTGCTGTATCTACTATTTTTCTTGTAGGAGTGGGAGTATGGGTAACAGAAAAAATAGTAGAACCACGTTTCCCAAAATATGAAGGAGAAAATTTGGGAGAGCATACAAAAAATTTAAGTGAAATTGAGAAAAAAGGATTAAAGTATGCAGGATGGTCTGTAATGATTTTAATTCTTGTTATTATAGGTCTTTGTATAGGAAAAGATGCATTTATGCAGGATCCAAAGTCAGGTTCTATACTAGCTTATGAATCTACATTGATGCAAGGGATTATACCTATTGTTACATTTGTATTTTTAATTCCAGGTCTTATATATGGAAAGATTACAGGGACTATTAAAACCGATAAGGATGCAACAGCTATGATGGGATCAGCCATGAGTGATATGGGGCCTTATATTGTCTTGGCATTTGTAGCATCACAGTTTTTAGCTTATTTTAAATGGAGCAATGTAGGGATTGTACTTTCTATTAAGGGAGCAGAATTTTTAAAAGATGCAGGAATGACAGGATATGGATTGATCATTGGATTTATTTTTATTTCTTGTTTGATTAATATATTTGTAGGAAGTGCTTCTGCAAAGTGGGCAATTATGGCACCTGTATTTGTCCCTATGTTTTTACTTTTAGGATATGATCCAGCCCTTACTCAAATGGCTTATCGTATAGGAGACTCTATTACAAATACAATTAGTCCTCTATTTCCTTATTTTCCAATTCTTCTGGCATTTATCAATAAATATGATAAAAATGCAGGAATGGGTACAGTAATTGCTAATATGATTCCTTATTCTATTGCATTTGGAGTATTATGGACGATTTTATTAATTGTATTTATGGTTTTTCACATTCCACTAGGGCCAAACGCAGGAATTTATTATATGCTTCATTAAAAAACATCTCAAAAGATTTATATCTTTTGAGATGTTTTTTGAATACTATTAAATATGTTTTTATACTCTTCAAAATTTAAGGACTGAGGACCATCGCTTAAAGCTTTCTCAGGGTTTGGATGAACTTCGATCATAATGCCATCTGCTCCAGCTGCAATAGAAGCTTTTGTCATAGGTGCAATAAGCCTTCTTAATCCTGTTGCATGGCTAGGATCTACAACCATAGGAAGTCCGGTTTCTTCTTTCATAATAGGAATACAAGCTAAATCTAATGTGTTTCTTGTATACGTTTCAAAGGTTCGTATACCTCGCTCGCAAAGAATGATTTGATTATTTCCTTGGGATGCAATATATTCAGCAGCCATAATCCATTCTTTGATAGTAGCACTCATTCCTCTTTTTAAAAGAATAGGTTTGTTTAGTTTTCCTAAAGTTTTTAAAAGAGGGTAATTATACATATTTCTAGATCCAACTTGAATTATATCTACATATTCTAGAGCAATATCTAAATATTTTTCTTCCATAATTTCTGTTACGATAGGAAGATCTACTTTATTGGCAGCTTCTCTTAAAAGTTTTAATCCCTCAATCTCAAGTCCTTGAAAGTCATAAGGACTTGTCCTTGGTTTAAATACTCCACCTCTTAAAATATCTACGCCTATTTTTTTTAGAGCAGTTGCAGATTCAAATATTTGTTCTTTTGATTCCACAGAGCAAGGACCTGCAATCCAAACAGGAGGATGGTTTCCTCCTATTTTTATATCTTTTACTGAAACGATGATTTCTTTCCCTGTTAATATACGTGCATTATTCATAATAAACCTTCCTAACTTCTTCTTTTTCGTATGATTTAAAATTTAGTTATATAATTTAGAATACCCATTATTTTTTCTTCTTATCTATTATATCGGCTAATATTTATTCTATCAACTCATGAAATAAGCAATATTTTAGGAAGATTTTTTTATAATTGAATTTGAGTCCATTTTTGTCTTTTAAATCTTATAAACATAATAGATGCAAATACAAAGAATGAAAGAATTTCACTAATCCACATACCTGCAATCCCTATTTTTAATAAAATAATAAATACATAACATAGTGGAACGTACATAGACCAAGCCCTTAATGCACTGATGATCATAACAGTTTTTGTATCTCCCGCTCCTCTTAAAGCACCTGATATGATGATCATAAAATTAAGAAAAGGCTGATTAAATCCTGCAACATACATGGCTAGTAAGGAAGTATCAACAAGAATTGCTTCTTTTGTAAATAAACTTAAAAACATTTTAGGGAAACTAATAAAAATAATACCCATGAAAATACCCCAAGATACGCCTAAAAATGTAGCTGTATAACCTGTATCCAAGCTTTTTGGAATGTCTTTTTCTCCTAAAGATTTTCCAACCAAGGCAGAAGCTGCGATAGATATACCCATGGCAGGCATAAAAGACAATCTCTCAATACTGAGAACAATACGAAAAGCTGCTTCTCCATTTGTATCTAAAAGAGATACAATCATTCCTGCTGCAATATAAGAAAGACTCATAGAAACCTGTTCAATAGCTCCTGGATAACTAATATTCCAAAGAGGGATTAAAATATTTTTAGTAATTTTTAAATTTTCAGATACAATTTTCAAATGATGAGATCCTTTTGTTAAAAAGTAAAGATACAAAACCATCCCTATAAATCTTGAGATGCTTGTGGAAAGGGCAGCTCCCTCAATACCCATATTGGGAAAAATCCAAAAACCTGTCATTAAACAGTAATTACCTATAATATTTAAAATATTGGTAATAGCCGTAATGATCATAGGCGTCTTTGTATCACTTACTCCTCTTAAACATGCAGCTGCACAAAAGGAGATAAACATACAAGGAATACTATAAGAAAGAATACGAAAATATTGCAAAGACATATTTAAAACATCAGAGGACATATCATAAATCATTAAAATTTCTTTTGCAAATACAAAGGATAGAATAGAAATAATAAGCCCTATGATAAAATTTAAAGAGAGATTTTGCCCCATAATTTTATTTAAGCTTGTATAATCCTTCTCTCCATATCTTCTTGCAATCATAGCTGTCGCACCTGTATTAAAAGAAGAAAAAATAAATATTAAAGAAAATATGATTTCATTACAAAAGCCTGATGCAGCCAATGCTTCTTTTCCGATAAGTCTTCCAACCATAACTGTATCTGCAAGGTTTACTAAAGTATTTAGCCCCATTTCTGCAACGGCAGGAAGAGTAATCATTAGAATAGATAAAACTAATTTTTTATTTTTTATCATCATAGCACTTCCTTATCAAATATAAAAAGATTACGTATGATTATAACATATTTTTCCTATCAACTGTGTTAGAATATAGATAAGAAATAAGGAAATAAACAAACAAGAGTAGGACATTTTAATTAAGAGGGAAATAGATAAACTAAGAAAGGGTAGTGGACTTTTACATGAAGAATATCAAGTTAGAAATAGAATATGATGGAAGTCGATATAATGGATGGCAAAAGCTAGGGAATACCCAAAATACAATCCAAGGAAAAATAGAAGAAGTACTTTCTAAAATGACAAAAGAAGATATAGAGATTATAGGATCAGGCAGGACAGATGCAGGAGTCCATGCCATTTCTCAAATTGCAAATTTTAAAAGTGATACAGAGATAAATGTAGATGAAATAAAAGATTATTGCAATGAATATCTTCCCCAAGATATTGTTATTAAAAAAGTAGAACAAGTAGATGAAAGATTTCATGCAAGATATAATGCAAAAGGGAAGAGATATCTTTATAGAATATGGAATGGTGAAGTTCCAACAGCTTTTCATAGAAAATATACTTACTATATAAAAGATCCTCTTTATATAGAACGTATGAAAAAAGCAAGTCAATATTTTATTGGAGAGCATGATTTTAAATCTTTTTGTTCTTCTAGGTCTAAAAAGAAGAAAACTGTAAGAGAAATTTATGAAATAGATATAGAAAAAATAGGATCAGAAATACACATGGTATTCTATGGGAATGGATTTTTGTATAATATGGTTCGGATTATGGTAGGAACCTTAATAGAAATCGGACAGGGTAAAAGAGAGATAGATTCTATTGAAAAAATATTAAGTTTAAAATCTAGAGAAGAAGCAGGAGTGACTGCACCAGCACAAGGACTTTTCTTATATGAAGTATACTATGATTAAGGATTTGTAGACAAAACTACAAATCTTTTTTTGTATATAGGTAAAATTAATGAAACTATAGAGAATATATATAAGGATAATTATTGACAAATCCTATCAAAAAAAATATAATGAAATAGTTTTAGTTTTAATAAACTTTAAGGTTAGAAATACTAAATATTTATTTTTTATAAAACACGTACAAATAAGTAATTATAAAAGAAAAGGGAGGGTTATAAGTATGCAAGATTATATCATTGAATTAAGAGGCATTACAAAGAGTTTTGGAGACAAGGAAGTATTATGTCATATGGATTTGGGCATAAGGCCTAAAGAATTTGTAACCCTTTTAGGACCAAGTGGTTGTGGAAAAACTACAACCCTAAGAATTATAGGAGGATTTGAGCAGGCGACAAGAGGAGATCTATATTTTGAAGGAGAAAGAATCAATAAGGTACCTCCCTTTAAGAGGCAAATCAACACAGTTTTTCAAAGGTATGCTCTTTTTCCACATTTAAATGTTTTTGAAAATATAGCTTTTGGCTTACATATAAAAAAGATGGAAGAATCTTTAATCAAAGAAAAAGTAAAAGAAATGTTAAAGCTTGTAAACTTAGTAGGGTTTGAAAAAAGAAAAATAAATTCACTAAGTGGAGGGCAACAGCAAAGAATTGCTATTGCAAGAGCCTTAGTGAATGAACCAAGAGTTCTTTTATTAGATGAACCACTAGGAGCATTAGATTTAAAATTAAGAAAAGAAATGCAGATAGAATTAAAAAAGATACAGCAAAGGGTAGGCATTACTTTTATATATGTGACTCATGATCAAGAAGAAGCTCTGACTATGTCAGACCGAGTGATTGTTATGAGTGAAGGAGAAATTCAACAAATAGGTACGCCAGAAGATATCTATAATGAGCCTGTGAATCAGTTCGTGGCTGATTTTATAGGAGAAGGAAACATTGTAGATGGAATTATGGTTAAAGATTTTCAGGTTAAGATTGAAGAACAATTATTTACTTGTGTAGATAAGGGATTTGATGAGAATGAATTGATTGAGGTACTTGTAAGACCTGAGGATATAGATATTGTAAAAGAAGATGAAGGAATGTTAAAAGGAAATGTAAGGTCTGTAGTATTTAAAGGAGTTCATTATGAAATGGAAATAAAGGATGATAATGGATTATTATGGATGGTTCATAGTACAGATATGGCGAGAAAGGGAGAAAGAGTAGGACTTTTTATTGAGCCAGATGCCATACATATTATGAAAAAGGTGGTGTAGAAATGAATAAAAAGTGGCTTTCTATACCTTATGCATTATGGTCTTTACTTTTTAGTATTGTTCCAATCATTATTATTACTATATATAGCTTTTGTAAGAGATCTCCCTATGGAAATATTATTTATGAATTTACTTTAGATAATTATAAACAGTTTCTAGAACCAATTTATTTAAATGTTTTGTGGAGGTCTATTCTTTTGGCAGTTGTGAGTACTACAGCTTGTTTGGTCATTGGTTATCCTATGGCTATGATTATTTCAAAGACAAGCATAAAAAAAAGAAATGTGCTAATTATGTTATTTGTTCTTCCTTTATGGACCAACTTTTTGCTTAGAACATATGCGTGGATGGTTCTTTTAAGGGATCAAGGAGCCATTAACCAGTTTTTAATGTCCCTTGGTATCATCAAAGAGCCATTACATCTTTTGTATAATACAGGGGCAGTGATCATGGGAATGGTATATAATTTTCTTCCATTTATGGTACTTCCTATTTATTCTGTATTATCTAAAATGGATGATAGCTTAGTAGAAGCTGCTCAAGATTTAGGAGCAACCTCAGGAGAAGTATTTAGAAAGGTGATATTTCCTCTTAGTATGCCAGGAGTGGTATCGGGACTGATTATGGTATTTATGCCTGCTGTAAGTACATTTGTAATCTCTGATTTACTGGGAGGAGGTCAAACTGTACTTTTGGGAAATTTGATTCAAAATCAATTTTTAGTAGCAAGAAATTGGCAGTTTGGTTCTGCAATTTCTATGATTATGATGGTTCTTATATTAATTGCTATTCGTCTTAGTAGTAAGTATCAGGATGAAGAGGGGGGAGGATTATGGTAAGAAAATTATTAAAAAGAGGATATGCTTCTTTGGTATATTTGTTTTTGTATCTTCCCATATTTTTCTTAATTCTTTATTCTTTTAATGATTCAAAATATAGAGGAAAATGGAATGGCTTTACACTAAGATGGTATGAAGAACTTTTAAAGGATAAGGCCATTATGGCGGCTTTGTATAATACTTTTATGATCGCTCTTTTGGCAGCGATTATATCAACAATTGTAGGAACGATTAGTGCAATTGCTATACATAAAATGTCATCAAAGTGGAAAGTCATATTTATGAATGTAACCTACATTCCTGTAATGAATCCAGATATTGTAATAGGGATTTCTCTTTTAGCATTGTTTGTAGCACTTAATATGAGATTAGGATTTTTTACATTGCTTCTTGCTCATATTACTTTTAATATACCTTATGTAATTTTAGCTGTACTTCCTAAGTTGAAGCAGCTCAATCCATACCTTGAAGAAGCAGCATTAGATCTTGGAGCAACTCCTATTTACGCCTTCTTTAAGGTTGTATTACCTGAAATTATGCCAGGGGTAATTACAGGGGCACTACTAGCTTTTACATTATCACTAGATGATTTTATGGTAAGTTTCTTTACTACAGGTTCAGGAGTAAATACTTTATCTATAAGGGTTTATTCTATGACAAAGGTAGGCGTAAGTCCTAAGATTAATGCTTTGTCTACTGTACTTTTCTTGGGAGTTTTAGGACTTTTAATTTTACTTCAAAAAAGAGAAAAAAATTTAAATGAGTGAAAGGGTGGTTGGATTGAAAAAAATTGCAGTTTTCCTTGTGCTTTGTATGACAATAGTTTTGTTTAGTGGTTGTGGACAAGGAAAGGTAAATGAAAAGGGTTATTATGATACCCTAAATGTATACAATTGGGGAGATTATATTGATCCTTCTGTATTAGAAGATTTTGAAAAAGAATATGGTATCAAAGTAAATTATGATACTTTTGCCAATAATGAAGAAATGCTTGCAAAGATTCAACAAGGAGGAAATGATTATGATGTCATTTTCCCTTCAGAATATATGATTGAAACTATGATTAAGGAAAACTTACTTCAAAAATTAGATTATAAAAATCTTCCGAACTTTAAAAATATAGGGGAACAATTTAAAAATCTTCCTTATGATCCAAATAACAAATATTCTGTTCCATATTTTTGGGGAAGTATGGGAATTATCTACAATACAAAAAAGGTAAGTGAACCAGTAGATAGTTGGGATATTCTTTGGAATGAAAAATATAAAGGAAATATTTTTATGTTAGATAGTGTGAGAGATACAGTAGGGATTACACTTAAAAAACTTGGATATTCTTTAAATACAAAGAATATAGATGAGTTAGAAAAAGCAAAAGAAGAATTAATCAAACAAAAACCTCTTGTAAAAGCTTATGAAGTAGATAATTATAAAAGTATGATGATTGCAGGGGAAGGAGCGATGGCTCTTACTTGGTCAGGAGATGCTATGCTTTTGATTGATGAAAATAAAGATCTTGCTTATGCTATTCCAAAAGAGGGAACAAATCTTTGGTTTGATACGATGGCTGTTCCTGTAACAAGTAAGCATAAAAAAGAAGCTGAGCTTTTTATTGATTATATGATGAGACCAGAGGTTGCTGCAAAATGTGCAGGGTATGTAAAATATGCAACTGCTAATGTTAAAGCTCTAGAGCATCTTCCAAAGGAAGAAGTAGAAAATGAATTGGCTTATCCAAAGGGAAATATATTTGAAAAAGGAGAAGTATTTATAGACTTAGGAGATTTTACTAGAGAATATGATCGTATTTGGACAGAAATAAAAGCTCATTAAAAAATAAAATTTTATAAGATTTATATATCACTAGAAAACCACAAATTTCAATATAAGAGCATATGATATGAATTGTCATATGCTCTTATATTTTGAAAATAATTCAAAATAAATGGAAAAAGTTTATAATTTTTAGAGGAATCTTCAAAAATTTGGCGAATGTAAATATTAGTAGAGAACAAAATGGGAGTTATGTCCTATTTATGAAAAA from Inediibacterium massiliense includes the following:
- a CDS encoding DUF2284 domain-containing protein, whose protein sequence is MEKLKRYIKSQQIHEVKEIEIDDLIIHKKVRDACIRNKCGQYGKNFMCPPYVGEIEDFQKRLKEYEKGFLITIQDHIKQPSIMENFYVSAIKLHHILLDIEKEAKKIGYEKAYALIGGNCKLCKVCNAKLGKDICNDPKRARPSLEAVGIDVIDTCKKVGISIEFKKNEVTWVGLILI
- a CDS encoding M20 metallopeptidase family protein, with the protein product MLTDEIKALSQKYFEKMKELRHEFHMHPELAFEEYETSRIVAEELRKLGIEVKTNIAKTGVVGLIEGKYPGKTVLLRADMDALPIDEEAEVSYKSRVKGKMHACGHDGHTAGLLGAAMILNELKDQIHGNVKLVFQPAEEDDGGAKPMIEEGVLENPKVDAAFACHLMGFVPKNHIMVKYGPMMAAPDKFVFKVIGKGGHAASPHTCVDPVMTSVQAINNMQSIISRRLNPVKPAVISFCTIHGGEGHNVIPNEVEVSGTIRTFDEEIREWIPKTMEEILKGICLGCGASYTFKLTKHFPPLINHDNMTDLVKASAQKIIGEENILIGKEPSMGGEDFAYFAQEVPSAFFFVGIAQDEQNPIQMHHPKFSWKDENLLISSQILSQISIDFLNQ
- a CDS encoding AbgT family transporter, whose protein sequence is MKAEQVKKKKRFETILEKALSFIEKAGNKLPDPITLFVIFCGLILLISYIGAKMGISVVHPSTKETIQVVNLITKDGLRQIVGGIVGNFQSFPPLGLVLVVMIGAGVAEKSGLMKAVLENSVTKVPKNFMTAMIVLVGILANAVGDAGFIVLPPLAAIIFLGTGRHPLVGLFAAYAGVSGGFAANLMINMSDVLAASFTIPAAQMIDSSYQGTPAMNLYFIAVSTIFLVGVGVWVTEKIVEPRFPKYEGENLGEHTKNLSEIEKKGLKYAGWSVMILILVIIGLCIGKDAFMQDPKSGSILAYESTLMQGIIPIVTFVFLIPGLIYGKITGTIKTDKDATAMMGSAMSDMGPYIVLAFVASQFLAYFKWSNVGIVLSIKGAEFLKDAGMTGYGLIIGFIFISCLINIFVGSASAKWAIMAPVFVPMFLLLGYDPALTQMAYRIGDSITNTISPLFPYFPILLAFINKYDKNAGMGTVIANMIPYSIAFGVLWTILLIVFMVFHIPLGPNAGIYYMLH
- the aroF gene encoding 3-deoxy-7-phosphoheptulonate synthase, whose protein sequence is MNNARILTGKEIIVSVKDIKIGGNHPPVWIAGPCSVESKEQIFESATALKKIGVDILRGGVFKPRTSPYDFQGLEIEGLKLLREAANKVDLPIVTEIMEEKYLDIALEYVDIIQVGSRNMYNYPLLKTLGKLNKPILLKRGMSATIKEWIMAAEYIASQGNNQIILCERGIRTFETYTRNTLDLACIPIMKEETGLPMVVDPSHATGLRRLIAPMTKASIAAGADGIMIEVHPNPEKALSDGPQSLNFEEYKNIFNSIQKTSQKI
- a CDS encoding MATE family efflux transporter; translated protein: MIKNKKLVLSILMITLPAVAEMGLNTLVNLADTVMVGRLIGKEALAASGFCNEIIFSLIFIFSSFNTGATAMIARRYGEKDYTSLNKIMGQNLSLNFIIGLIISILSFVFAKEILMIYDMSSDVLNMSLQYFRILSYSIPCMFISFCAAACLRGVSDTKTPMIITAITNILNIIGNYCLMTGFWIFPNMGIEGAALSTSISRFIGMVLYLYFLTKGSHHLKIVSENLKITKNILIPLWNISYPGAIEQVSMSLSYIAAGMIVSLLDTNGEAAFRIVLSIERLSFMPAMGISIAASALVGKSLGEKDIPKSLDTGYTATFLGVSWGIFMGIIFISFPKMFLSLFTKEAILVDTSLLAMYVAGFNQPFLNFMIIISGALRGAGDTKTVMIISALRAWSMYVPLCYVFIILLKIGIAGMWISEILSFFVFASIMFIRFKRQKWTQIQL
- the truA gene encoding tRNA pseudouridine(38-40) synthase TruA, translated to MKNIKLEIEYDGSRYNGWQKLGNTQNTIQGKIEEVLSKMTKEDIEIIGSGRTDAGVHAISQIANFKSDTEINVDEIKDYCNEYLPQDIVIKKVEQVDERFHARYNAKGKRYLYRIWNGEVPTAFHRKYTYYIKDPLYIERMKKASQYFIGEHDFKSFCSSRSKKKKTVREIYEIDIEKIGSEIHMVFYGNGFLYNMVRIMVGTLIEIGQGKREIDSIEKILSLKSREEAGVTAPAQGLFLYEVYYD
- the potA gene encoding spermidine/putrescine ABC transporter ATP-binding protein, with protein sequence MQDYIIELRGITKSFGDKEVLCHMDLGIRPKEFVTLLGPSGCGKTTTLRIIGGFEQATRGDLYFEGERINKVPPFKRQINTVFQRYALFPHLNVFENIAFGLHIKKMEESLIKEKVKEMLKLVNLVGFEKRKINSLSGGQQQRIAIARALVNEPRVLLLDEPLGALDLKLRKEMQIELKKIQQRVGITFIYVTHDQEEALTMSDRVIVMSEGEIQQIGTPEDIYNEPVNQFVADFIGEGNIVDGIMVKDFQVKIEEQLFTCVDKGFDENELIEVLVRPEDIDIVKEDEGMLKGNVRSVVFKGVHYEMEIKDDNGLLWMVHSTDMARKGERVGLFIEPDAIHIMKKVV
- a CDS encoding ABC transporter permease, producing the protein MNKKWLSIPYALWSLLFSIVPIIIITIYSFCKRSPYGNIIYEFTLDNYKQFLEPIYLNVLWRSILLAVVSTTACLVIGYPMAMIISKTSIKKRNVLIMLFVLPLWTNFLLRTYAWMVLLRDQGAINQFLMSLGIIKEPLHLLYNTGAVIMGMVYNFLPFMVLPIYSVLSKMDDSLVEAAQDLGATSGEVFRKVIFPLSMPGVVSGLIMVFMPAVSTFVISDLLGGGQTVLLGNLIQNQFLVARNWQFGSAISMIMMVLILIAIRLSSKYQDEEGGGLW
- a CDS encoding ABC transporter permease; translation: MVRKLLKRGYASLVYLFLYLPIFFLILYSFNDSKYRGKWNGFTLRWYEELLKDKAIMAALYNTFMIALLAAIISTIVGTISAIAIHKMSSKWKVIFMNVTYIPVMNPDIVIGISLLALFVALNMRLGFFTLLLAHITFNIPYVILAVLPKLKQLNPYLEEAALDLGATPIYAFFKVVLPEIMPGVITGALLAFTLSLDDFMVSFFTTGSGVNTLSIRVYSMTKVGVSPKINALSTVLFLGVLGLLILLQKREKNLNE
- a CDS encoding ABC transporter substrate-binding protein, with product MSERVVGLKKIAVFLVLCMTIVLFSGCGQGKVNEKGYYDTLNVYNWGDYIDPSVLEDFEKEYGIKVNYDTFANNEEMLAKIQQGGNDYDVIFPSEYMIETMIKENLLQKLDYKNLPNFKNIGEQFKNLPYDPNNKYSVPYFWGSMGIIYNTKKVSEPVDSWDILWNEKYKGNIFMLDSVRDTVGITLKKLGYSLNTKNIDELEKAKEELIKQKPLVKAYEVDNYKSMMIAGEGAMALTWSGDAMLLIDENKDLAYAIPKEGTNLWFDTMAVPVTSKHKKEAELFIDYMMRPEVAAKCAGYVKYATANVKALEHLPKEEVENELAYPKGNIFEKGEVFIDLGDFTREYDRIWTEIKAH